The proteins below come from a single Plantactinospora sp. KBS50 genomic window:
- a CDS encoding fumarylacetoacetate hydrolase family protein encodes MDEQTAARAPGLVAYRTDDQPGARAGLVVGDLVIDLAATLDADALPAERPGAARWRAEPGRLELFLAIDGWPDLVATAAAGAAAEPGRTVPLAAVTLRAPVSQPQKIIGVGLNYLSHADEAERTVPEFPILFAKFPNTLIGPHADVPIPRASHRIDYEGELAVVIGRRTRYATRDDADDAVAGYAVANDVSARDYQFRTKEMLQGKSFDHFCPLGPWISKPRAADDLAGLSLTTHVNGERRQSATLGEMVFDVPFLIEYISAIMTLEPGDVILTGTPAGIGGGMRPRRWLRDGDRVEIEIAEVGRIANTFVGRSGGA; translated from the coding sequence ATGGATGAACAGACGGCGGCCCGTGCGCCCGGACTCGTCGCGTACCGGACCGACGACCAGCCGGGAGCACGGGCCGGACTTGTCGTCGGCGACCTGGTCATCGACCTCGCCGCGACACTCGACGCGGACGCCCTGCCGGCCGAGCGGCCGGGTGCGGCCCGCTGGCGGGCGGAGCCCGGCCGGCTCGAACTCTTCCTGGCCATCGACGGCTGGCCGGACCTGGTCGCCACGGCCGCGGCCGGTGCCGCCGCCGAACCCGGCCGGACCGTGCCGCTGGCCGCGGTGACCCTGCGGGCTCCGGTGAGCCAACCGCAGAAGATCATCGGTGTCGGACTCAACTACCTGTCGCACGCCGACGAGGCCGAGCGGACGGTCCCGGAGTTCCCGATCCTGTTCGCCAAGTTCCCGAACACCCTGATCGGCCCGCACGCCGACGTGCCGATCCCGCGGGCCTCGCACCGCATCGACTACGAGGGCGAACTCGCGGTGGTCATCGGCCGGCGGACCCGGTACGCCACCCGGGACGACGCCGACGACGCGGTCGCCGGGTACGCGGTGGCCAACGACGTCTCCGCCCGGGACTACCAGTTCCGGACCAAGGAGATGCTGCAGGGCAAGTCGTTCGACCACTTCTGCCCGCTCGGCCCGTGGATCAGCAAGCCCCGGGCCGCCGACGACCTGGCCGGGCTCTCCCTGACCACGCACGTCAACGGCGAACGGCGCCAGTCGGCGACCCTCGGCGAGATGGTCTTCGACGTCCCGTTCCTGATCGAGTACATCTCGGCGATCATGACGCTGGAGCCGGGCGACGTCATCCTCACCGGCACGCCGGCCGGCATCGGCGGCGGCATGCGGCCCCGCAGGTGGCTGCGCGACGGTGACCGGGTCGAGATCGAGATCGCCGAGGTCGGCCGGATCGCCAACACGTTCGTCGGCCGGTCGGGCGGAGCCTGA
- a CDS encoding tripartite tricarboxylate transporter substrate binding protein, protein MKTSRLRPTVRILAAACALTLPLLAACSGGESTADGDSDGKLAPLADGFPSRSITLWNTFEPGHTDDLLNKAFAEVARKYSPVPIITDSRPAPGPVSWYGHVEFLSGRANAKDGYDLYAVSWAGATVRPWTVQQLADAKLETLKPVGVVEQAPFVFAVPKESPYDTLADVEQAAKADPGKLRAVAGQTGSLIHSTLAVWQAANGIAKNAIRFIPTGGSGEALTVIRGGGADLAVVTYSAGIEDQMKVLAVSGEAPFAGLPDVPVAQAGGKPIPVGSERGFGALPDAPQEHLDWFYELMQKVAADPTFQERQHGFDFNVRDGAWVQGYRQQIVDTVIPVLEENGLTTGLRK, encoded by the coding sequence ATGAAGACATCACGACTGCGCCCGACCGTCCGAATCCTCGCCGCGGCCTGCGCCCTCACTCTCCCGCTGCTCGCCGCGTGCAGCGGCGGGGAGAGCACGGCCGACGGCGACTCGGACGGCAAACTGGCCCCGCTGGCGGACGGCTTTCCCAGCCGATCCATCACCCTGTGGAACACCTTCGAACCCGGCCACACCGACGACCTGCTCAACAAGGCGTTCGCCGAGGTGGCCCGGAAGTACTCCCCCGTGCCGATCATCACCGACAGCCGCCCCGCACCCGGACCCGTCTCCTGGTACGGCCACGTCGAGTTCCTCAGCGGACGCGCCAACGCCAAGGACGGCTACGACCTGTACGCCGTCTCCTGGGCCGGCGCGACCGTGCGGCCGTGGACGGTCCAACAACTCGCCGACGCGAAACTCGAAACGCTCAAGCCCGTCGGCGTCGTCGAACAGGCGCCGTTCGTGTTCGCCGTCCCCAAGGAGAGCCCGTACGACACGCTGGCCGACGTCGAGCAGGCCGCGAAGGCCGACCCCGGCAAGCTGCGCGCCGTGGCCGGGCAGACCGGCAGCCTCATCCACTCCACCCTGGCCGTCTGGCAGGCGGCGAACGGGATCGCCAAGAACGCGATCCGGTTCATCCCCACCGGCGGCAGCGGCGAGGCCCTCACCGTCATCCGCGGCGGCGGCGCCGACCTCGCCGTGGTCACCTACTCGGCAGGCATCGAGGACCAGATGAAGGTCCTCGCGGTCAGCGGCGAGGCGCCGTTCGCCGGGCTCCCGGACGTTCCGGTCGCCCAGGCCGGGGGCAAGCCCATCCCGGTCGGCAGCGAACGCGGCTTCGGCGCCCTGCCGGACGCCCCGCAGGAGCACCTCGACTGGTTCTACGAGCTCATGCAGAAGGTCGCCGCCGACCCCACCTTCCAGGAACGCCAGCACGGCTTCGACTTCAACGTCCGCGACGGCGCCTGGGTGCAGGGCTACCGGCAGCAGATCGTCGACACCGTCATACCCGTACTGGAGGAAAACGGGCTGACCACCGGTCTGCGCAAGTGA
- a CDS encoding tripartite tricarboxylate transporter permease has protein sequence MLENLPAAFEAALHPRALMFIVVGMVAGIILGAMPGLGPTMGMAILLPFVIRVDPQYGIFLFSAIIIGAGFGNALPAVFVGIPGTPSALLTVEAGRPFALRGEGGRALLVSLFGASVGQVFGVLSFLFLITPLLALSTRFLFPEFFALELLGMTAAAALMGRNPVKGIGAMFIGILIALVGPDPVTGQPRLTFGVDGLDQGIEVVPALIGLLALREIFVSPATSAGARVGDARRGVIRLPRPRADDLREATAPAAVGSAVGLAMGPLPGAGPTTASFISYRLVTLVRRWRRRPEEGSIPGIAATDASQNACGTSSLIPTLALGIPGDPADVLILAALTAQGLIVGPQLAKSDPTLLPAVGAGLLISTVLMVVIGYLAIWPSAFLASAPQRIITYVAVLAMISGVYAYRQSMVDVWVCLGAGLLGYAMWWAELPVAPAALALVLGSAAESDLRRGLILTDGVGGFLSRPITAAILALIAVILAGGAVRPALAAWRTSPSTGGHDVPEQAR, from the coding sequence GTGCTTGAGAACCTGCCCGCGGCGTTCGAGGCCGCGCTGCATCCCCGGGCACTGATGTTCATCGTGGTCGGCATGGTCGCCGGGATCATTCTCGGCGCCATGCCCGGCCTCGGCCCGACCATGGGCATGGCGATCCTGCTGCCCTTCGTCATCCGGGTCGACCCGCAGTACGGGATCTTCCTGTTCAGCGCCATCATCATCGGCGCCGGCTTCGGCAACGCCCTGCCCGCCGTCTTCGTCGGCATCCCTGGCACCCCGTCCGCACTGCTGACCGTCGAGGCCGGCCGCCCCTTCGCGCTGCGCGGCGAGGGCGGCCGGGCCCTGCTCGTCTCGCTCTTCGGGGCCAGCGTCGGGCAGGTCTTCGGGGTGCTCTCCTTCCTGTTCCTCATCACCCCGCTGCTGGCGCTCTCCACCCGGTTCCTCTTTCCGGAGTTCTTCGCCCTCGAACTGCTCGGGATGACCGCCGCCGCCGCGCTGATGGGCCGCAACCCGGTCAAGGGCATCGGCGCGATGTTCATCGGCATCCTGATCGCCCTCGTCGGGCCGGACCCGGTCACCGGCCAGCCCCGGCTCACCTTCGGCGTGGACGGCCTGGACCAGGGCATCGAGGTGGTGCCGGCGCTGATCGGCCTGCTCGCGCTCCGCGAGATCTTCGTGTCGCCCGCGACCAGCGCCGGTGCCCGCGTCGGCGACGCCCGCCGCGGCGTCATCCGGCTGCCCCGCCCACGCGCCGACGACCTCCGGGAGGCCACCGCCCCGGCGGCGGTGGGCTCCGCGGTCGGGCTGGCCATGGGGCCCCTGCCGGGGGCCGGGCCGACCACCGCCTCGTTCATCTCCTACCGGCTGGTCACCCTGGTCCGGCGCTGGCGACGCCGGCCGGAGGAGGGCTCCATTCCGGGGATCGCCGCCACCGACGCGAGCCAGAACGCCTGCGGCACGTCGAGTCTCATCCCCACCCTCGCGCTCGGCATCCCCGGCGACCCGGCCGACGTGCTGATCCTCGCCGCGCTGACCGCGCAGGGGCTGATCGTCGGCCCGCAGTTGGCCAAGAGCGACCCGACGCTGCTGCCGGCGGTCGGCGCCGGACTGCTGATCAGTACGGTGCTGATGGTGGTGATCGGCTACCTGGCCATCTGGCCCAGCGCGTTCCTCGCCTCGGCGCCCCAGCGGATCATCACCTACGTGGCAGTGCTCGCGATGATCTCGGGTGTCTACGCGTACCGGCAGTCCATGGTGGATGTCTGGGTGTGCCTGGGCGCCGGCCTGCTCGGCTACGCGATGTGGTGGGCCGAACTGCCGGTCGCCCCCGCCGCGCTGGCGCTGGTCCTGGGCAGCGCGGCCGAGAGCGACCTGCGCCGCGGCCTCATCCTCACCGACGGCGTCGGCGGGTTCCTGTCCCGCCCGATCACCGCGGCCATCCTCGCGCTGATCGCCGTCATCCTGGCCGGCGGCGCCGTGCGGCCGGCGCTCGCCGCCTGGCGCACATCACCCAGCACGGGAGGACACGATGTTCCAGAACAGGCGCGGTGA
- a CDS encoding tripartite tricarboxylate transporter TctB family protein produces the protein MFQNRRGELVAAAALFGLGATVLVSVRRTPDVPVEDPLGPYGLPRVLAVGLIAVAVAIALQAWWAARHRTGPASATDPADSAAVAAAGSVTPTDPAAPTDPATTAEPATTAEPATTAEPATTAVPVPAGAAAEPEPEPPAAPRRRPYGALTIAATIGYVLLLPVLGFIVASVLFGVALLPVLGARSPRAVVLVPAGAVALLWLLFVYSLDVGLPTFLGR, from the coding sequence ATGTTCCAGAACAGGCGCGGTGAACTGGTCGCCGCGGCGGCACTCTTCGGCCTCGGCGCGACCGTCCTGGTCTCGGTCCGGCGCACCCCCGACGTCCCGGTCGAGGACCCGCTCGGCCCGTACGGGCTGCCGCGGGTCCTCGCCGTCGGCCTCATCGCCGTCGCGGTGGCGATCGCCCTGCAGGCGTGGTGGGCGGCGCGACACCGGACCGGGCCGGCCAGCGCGACGGACCCGGCGGACTCCGCCGCCGTGGCCGCGGCGGGGTCAGTCACCCCGACAGATCCGGCCGCCCCGACAGATCCGGCCACCACGGCAGAGCCGGCCACCACGGCAGAGCCGGCCACCACGGCAGAGCCGGCCACCACGGCGGTTCCGGTTCCCGCGGGTGCCGCCGCGGAACCGGAACCGGAACCGCCGGCCGCGCCGCGGCGGCGGCCGTACGGCGCGCTCACCATCGCCGCCACCATCGGCTACGTGCTGCTGCTGCCCGTGCTCGGCTTCATCGTCGCCAGCGTCCTGTTCGGCGTGGCGCTGCTGCCCGTACTGGGCGCCCGGAGCCCGCGCGCGGTCGTCCTGGTCCCGGCCGGCGCGGTGGCCCTGCTCTGGCTGCTGTTCGTCTACTCCCTCGACGTCGGGCTGCCCACGTTCCTCGGCCGCTGA
- a CDS encoding DMT family transporter → MTVVLWASAFVAIRAAAPHFSPGALALGRLLAGAVTLLAFLLLRRQGLPPRAAWPGIALSGVLWFGLYMVALNWGERWVDAGTAAMVVNVGPIVMALLGGWLLGEGFPPRLFAGLAVAAAGATVVGLASSDGRASAGGVLLCLVAAVAYAAGVVAQKPALRHASALQVTTFGCLIGALACLPFAGQLASELTVAPLPMILWVAYLGVFPTALAFTTWAYALARSTAGRMGATTYVVPVVVVLLSWLFLAEVPRPLAVLGGLLCLAGVAVSRGRAGRAGRAGGVGRAGRAGRAGRVAPVPEPAGSAEPAVPGTPEAAR, encoded by the coding sequence GTGACGGTTGTTCTGTGGGCCTCGGCCTTTGTTGCCATCCGGGCCGCCGCACCCCATTTCTCCCCGGGCGCGCTGGCGCTGGGCCGCCTGCTGGCCGGTGCGGTCACCCTGCTGGCCTTTCTCCTCCTGCGGCGCCAGGGCCTTCCGCCGCGCGCGGCCTGGCCGGGCATCGCGCTCTCCGGCGTGCTGTGGTTCGGGCTCTACATGGTGGCGCTCAACTGGGGCGAACGGTGGGTCGATGCCGGCACCGCCGCGATGGTCGTCAATGTCGGACCGATCGTGATGGCGCTGCTCGGCGGCTGGCTGCTGGGTGAGGGGTTTCCGCCCCGACTGTTCGCCGGCCTCGCCGTGGCCGCCGCCGGTGCCACCGTGGTGGGCCTGGCCAGTTCCGACGGCCGGGCCTCGGCCGGCGGGGTGCTGCTGTGCCTGGTGGCCGCCGTGGCGTACGCGGCAGGCGTGGTGGCGCAGAAGCCGGCCCTGCGGCACGCCTCCGCGTTGCAGGTGACCACGTTCGGCTGTCTCATCGGCGCGCTGGCCTGCCTGCCGTTCGCCGGGCAGCTCGCGTCGGAGCTGACGGTCGCGCCGCTGCCGATGATCCTCTGGGTCGCCTACCTGGGCGTGTTCCCGACCGCGCTGGCGTTCACCACCTGGGCGTACGCGTTGGCCCGCTCGACCGCCGGGCGGATGGGGGCGACCACCTACGTCGTACCGGTCGTGGTGGTCCTGCTGTCCTGGCTCTTCCTGGCCGAGGTGCCCCGGCCGCTGGCCGTGCTGGGCGGCCTGCTCTGCCTGGCCGGGGTGGCCGTGTCGCGTGGCCGTGCGGGCCGTGCGGGCCGTGCCGGCGGGGTCGGCCGTGCGGGCCGTGCGGGCCGTGCCGGCCGGGTCGCTCCGGTGCCCGAGCCCGCCGGGAGCGCGGAGCCGGCGGTGCCGGGCACCCCGGAGGCGGCCCGCTGA
- a CDS encoding OsmC family protein — protein MTIHSYDVVVSWSGGGAAGGTGRRTHGLVSADGPDPLAVAADPALGGDPDRWNPEQLLVSALSTCHMLVYLHLCRRRGVEVIGYTDRPHGELAIDRDGGRFTEVTLAPSVIVTDPMMMDEAVRLHGVAHNACFIAKSVNFPVRHRPTVSVGL, from the coding sequence ATGACAATTCACTCGTACGACGTGGTCGTCTCCTGGTCCGGCGGCGGTGCCGCCGGCGGCACCGGTCGGCGCACGCACGGCCTGGTCAGCGCGGACGGCCCGGATCCGCTGGCGGTCGCCGCGGACCCGGCCCTGGGCGGCGACCCGGACCGGTGGAATCCGGAGCAACTGCTGGTGAGCGCGCTCTCGACCTGCCACATGCTTGTCTACCTGCACCTGTGCCGGCGCCGCGGGGTGGAGGTGATCGGCTACACGGACCGGCCGCACGGTGAGCTGGCCATCGACCGCGACGGCGGCCGGTTCACCGAGGTCACGCTCGCACCGTCGGTGATCGTGACCGACCCGATGATGATGGACGAAGCGGTCCGACTGCACGGGGTCGCCCACAACGCCTGTTTCATCGCCAAGTCCGTCAATTTCCCGGTCCGGCACCGGCCCACGGTGTCTGTCGGATTGTGA
- a CDS encoding lysine N(6)-hydroxylase/L-ornithine N(5)-oxygenase family protein → MILDVEAKSRDEDVKHFRCVGIGAGPANLSLASLLHQRPEITNCFVERRPAFEWHDGQQMPGATLQVSTMKDLVTLSDPTNAFSFLSYLHAHGRLYHFINAQFDAVPRQEFRNYMSWASQRNSNVVFGQEVLAVDFDGDFVVRTTRGTMRAENIAVGVGTERWVPHHARDALGATQFHVADFMHRAVDLAGKRVVVVGGGQSGAEAFLDLISRPRAGLPRRVAWVSRRPNFLPIDDSPFTNDYYMPCFSDYFAKLHRGTRERFTRQHVLTSDGISEQTLREIYQRAYIHRFVDNAVDLFALYPNREVLQVTGGQEQGWKLTLAHNDLKDVDEQLDVDVIVWATGFRPARMDFLAPIAHRLEREGDEFRIDDNFAVTWDGPADRNIFVQNAARQQRGLADPNLSLLAWRSQRIVDRISGVRSENHISSFIEWATKHEVTS, encoded by the coding sequence GTGATTCTGGACGTGGAAGCCAAGTCGCGCGACGAGGACGTCAAACATTTCCGCTGTGTTGGCATCGGTGCCGGCCCGGCGAACCTGAGCCTCGCCAGCCTGCTGCACCAACGACCCGAGATCACGAACTGCTTCGTCGAACGGCGGCCCGCCTTCGAGTGGCACGACGGCCAGCAGATGCCCGGCGCGACGCTCCAGGTGTCGACGATGAAGGACCTGGTCACCCTCTCGGACCCGACGAACGCGTTCTCGTTCCTGTCCTACCTGCACGCGCACGGCCGGCTCTACCACTTCATCAACGCCCAGTTCGACGCCGTACCCCGGCAGGAGTTCCGCAACTACATGAGCTGGGCCAGCCAGCGCAACAGCAACGTCGTCTTCGGCCAGGAGGTGCTGGCGGTCGACTTCGACGGCGACTTCGTGGTGCGCACCACCCGCGGCACGATGCGCGCCGAGAACATCGCCGTCGGCGTCGGCACCGAACGCTGGGTGCCGCACCACGCCCGCGACGCCCTCGGCGCCACCCAGTTCCACGTCGCCGACTTCATGCACCGCGCCGTCGACCTGGCCGGCAAGCGGGTGGTCGTGGTCGGCGGCGGGCAGTCCGGGGCGGAGGCGTTCCTCGACCTCATCTCCCGGCCGCGGGCCGGACTGCCCCGCCGGGTCGCCTGGGTCTCCCGGCGGCCGAACTTCCTGCCCATCGACGACTCGCCGTTCACCAACGACTACTACATGCCCTGCTTCTCCGACTACTTCGCCAAGCTGCACCGCGGCACCCGGGAACGGTTCACCCGCCAGCACGTGCTGACCAGCGACGGGATCTCCGAGCAGACCCTGCGGGAGATCTACCAGCGCGCCTACATCCACCGGTTCGTGGACAACGCCGTCGACCTGTTCGCGCTCTACCCCAACCGGGAGGTCCTGCAGGTCACCGGCGGTCAGGAGCAGGGCTGGAAGCTGACCCTCGCGCACAACGACCTCAAGGACGTCGACGAGCAGCTCGACGTCGACGTCATCGTCTGGGCCACCGGCTTCCGGCCGGCCCGGATGGACTTCCTCGCCCCCATCGCGCACCGGCTCGAACGGGAGGGGGACGAGTTCCGCATCGACGACAACTTCGCGGTGACCTGGGACGGCCCGGCCGACCGCAACATCTTCGTGCAGAACGCCGCGCGCCAGCAGCGCGGCCTGGCCGACCCCAACCTGAGCCTGCTGGCCTGGCGGTCGCAGCGGATCGTGGACCGGATCAGCGGCGTGCGGTCGGAGAACCACATCTCGTCCTTCATCGAGTGGGCCACCAAGCACGAGGTGACCTCGTGA
- a CDS encoding FAD-binding oxidoreductase: MSADRVAVVGGGILGCLIARELTARRPASEVILLERDAVAAGASRRSAGLHFPRGACERVREMSSVSEAYYARLLAERPDLPIHPVPMTVVAGAGSADAVIEAYLPGAKPTDTDATGDPDVRLPAGSRAWTVRGGHHADVAALAARLAPAGVREGVAVTSVRPGPDAVALRLSTGDELTVDRVLLAPGPWIADPAWADLVAPLGLRVKRVVALHVDRPVRPGDPCVVLHDEDAFLLPLAHRGHALFSYTCQEWDADPDTAGYALRPQHLREAREVLRRYAPDLAARCRSGRVFCDAYTPDRQPAIRALDPAGRVVFAGGANGSGYRLGPAMAAEAVDLIDRKGQ, translated from the coding sequence GTGAGCGCTGACCGGGTGGCGGTGGTGGGCGGCGGCATCCTGGGCTGCCTGATCGCCCGCGAGCTGACCGCGCGGCGGCCGGCGAGCGAGGTCATCCTGCTCGAACGCGACGCGGTGGCCGCCGGCGCCAGCCGGCGCTCGGCCGGGCTGCACTTCCCGCGCGGCGCCTGCGAGCGGGTCCGCGAGATGTCCTCGGTCAGCGAGGCGTACTACGCCCGGCTGCTCGCCGAGCGGCCGGACCTGCCGATCCATCCGGTGCCGATGACCGTGGTCGCCGGCGCCGGATCCGCCGACGCGGTGATCGAGGCGTACCTGCCCGGCGCGAAGCCGACGGACACCGACGCGACCGGCGACCCGGACGTGCGGCTGCCCGCGGGCAGCCGCGCCTGGACCGTGCGCGGCGGGCACCACGCGGACGTCGCGGCGCTCGCCGCGCGGCTGGCACCGGCCGGGGTCCGCGAGGGCGTCGCCGTCACGTCGGTGCGGCCGGGTCCGGACGCGGTGGCGCTGCGGCTGTCCACCGGCGACGAGCTGACCGTCGACCGGGTGCTGCTCGCCCCGGGGCCGTGGATCGCCGACCCGGCCTGGGCCGACCTGGTCGCCCCGCTGGGCCTGCGGGTCAAGCGGGTGGTGGCGCTGCACGTCGACCGGCCGGTCCGGCCCGGCGACCCGTGCGTGGTGCTGCACGACGAGGACGCCTTCCTGCTGCCGCTCGCGCACCGCGGGCACGCCCTGTTCAGCTACACCTGCCAGGAGTGGGACGCCGATCCCGACACCGCCGGGTACGCGCTGCGCCCGCAGCACCTGCGCGAGGCCCGCGAGGTGCTCCGGCGCTACGCCCCGGACCTGGCCGCCCGCTGCCGGTCCGGGCGGGTCTTCTGCGACGCCTACACCCCCGACCGCCAACCCGCGATCCGCGCCCTCGACCCGGCCGGGCGGGTCGTCTTCGCCGGCGGCGCCAACGGCTCGGGATACCGCCTTGGCCCCGCAATGGCCGCCGAGGCCGTGGACCTGATCGACCGGAAAGGGCAGTAA
- a CDS encoding class I tRNA ligase family protein, with product MILDTYDAARLATAFGIDMSDIAGIGVGAGWGRVAPGVSSDPHQHDETETFVIVRGTGDLIVDGRRYPARPGVVVQFEPFETHVIENTGDEDLLFVTLYWRDPERAGRQAAQVERGRLRDRPVFVFSTPPTPNGDLHLGHLSGPYLGADVFVRFQRLNGNRAWHLTGSDDYQSYVVECARREGRSPAETAAHYSAEIARTLELLDVPLDQYTVTNADPDYREQLQAFFTRLVSSGGVAPVAAPALHDGETGRYLYEVDVTGGCPHCGSGAGGNICEECGEPNLCHDLTNPVARHSSTPPVPGSTTRYQLPLHEYADSLAEHHHLGRVPARLRDLAERLFSRDRVDVPITHPADWGVPPVEDGAPGQVIWVWPEMSYGFLHGIAALGERLGTGWHAHEPQPDWKIVHFFGYDNSFYHSILYPVLYQLAYPDWTPDIDYHVNEFLLLDGAKFSTSRRHAIWGKEILGPDTVDAVRYYLSRIRSEGRRTNFELAAYRQQVRQTLIGGWQHWLNDLGRRVRTTYDGTVPDAGNWTPEHTAFLARLNTRLAALAGALGPDGFSLNAAAAELDAIVTDVHTFASQEARVSQSAGWRAEARTAIALELAAAKLLAVGATAVMPRFAAKLAAALGMEPVQAWPQTVTLVAPGTRIELAEQVFFTDPGADPDTGPDAATAAATEATTDAGPARPADATDGWLTATVASLLETDGPIGDRTLADLGATSLHAVTLQYQILERTGLELSVDELLGGTTVAELALALVRRGAETEAVPA from the coding sequence ATGATCCTCGACACGTACGATGCGGCCCGGCTCGCGACCGCCTTCGGCATCGACATGAGCGACATCGCCGGCATCGGGGTGGGCGCCGGCTGGGGCCGGGTGGCGCCGGGCGTCAGCTCCGACCCGCACCAGCACGACGAGACCGAGACGTTCGTCATCGTCCGCGGCACCGGCGACCTGATCGTGGACGGCCGCCGGTACCCGGCCCGGCCGGGCGTGGTGGTCCAGTTCGAGCCGTTCGAGACGCACGTCATCGAGAACACCGGCGACGAGGACCTGCTCTTCGTGACGCTCTACTGGCGCGACCCCGAACGCGCCGGCCGGCAGGCCGCCCAGGTGGAACGCGGCCGGCTGCGGGACCGGCCGGTCTTCGTCTTCTCCACCCCGCCCACCCCCAACGGCGACCTGCACCTGGGCCACCTGTCCGGCCCGTACCTCGGGGCGGACGTGTTCGTCCGGTTCCAGCGCCTGAACGGCAACCGGGCGTGGCACCTGACCGGCAGCGACGACTACCAGAGCTACGTGGTCGAGTGCGCCCGCCGCGAGGGCCGGTCGCCGGCGGAGACGGCGGCGCACTACAGCGCCGAGATCGCCCGTACGCTGGAACTGCTCGACGTCCCGCTGGACCAGTACACGGTCACCAACGCCGACCCCGACTACCGGGAACAGCTCCAGGCGTTCTTCACCCGGCTGGTCTCCTCGGGCGGGGTGGCCCCGGTCGCCGCGCCGGCGCTGCACGACGGCGAGACCGGCCGCTACCTCTACGAGGTCGACGTCACCGGCGGCTGCCCGCACTGCGGCTCCGGTGCCGGCGGCAACATCTGCGAGGAGTGCGGCGAGCCGAACCTCTGCCACGACCTGACCAACCCGGTCGCCCGGCACTCCAGCACTCCCCCGGTGCCCGGCAGCACCACCCGCTACCAACTGCCACTGCACGAGTACGCCGACAGCCTGGCCGAGCACCACCACCTCGGCCGGGTGCCGGCCCGGCTGCGCGACCTGGCCGAGCGCCTGTTCAGCCGCGACCGGGTGGACGTGCCGATCACCCACCCGGCCGACTGGGGCGTGCCGCCGGTCGAGGACGGCGCACCCGGCCAGGTCATCTGGGTGTGGCCGGAGATGTCCTACGGCTTCCTGCACGGCATCGCCGCCCTGGGCGAACGGCTCGGCACCGGCTGGCACGCCCACGAGCCGCAGCCGGACTGGAAGATCGTGCACTTCTTCGGCTACGACAACAGCTTCTACCACTCGATCCTCTACCCGGTGCTGTACCAACTGGCCTACCCGGACTGGACCCCGGACATCGACTACCACGTCAACGAGTTCCTCCTGCTGGACGGCGCCAAGTTCAGCACCAGCCGGCGGCACGCCATCTGGGGCAAGGAGATCCTCGGCCCGGACACGGTCGACGCGGTCCGCTACTACCTGTCCCGGATCCGCTCCGAGGGCCGGCGAACCAACTTCGAGCTGGCCGCCTACCGCCAGCAGGTCCGCCAGACGCTGATCGGCGGCTGGCAGCACTGGCTCAACGATCTCGGCCGGCGCGTCCGGACGACGTACGACGGGACCGTGCCGGACGCCGGCAACTGGACGCCCGAGCACACGGCCTTCCTGGCCCGGCTCAACACCCGGCTCGCCGCGCTGGCCGGCGCGCTGGGGCCGGACGGGTTCTCGCTCAACGCCGCCGCCGCCGAACTGGACGCGATCGTCACCGACGTGCACACGTTCGCCAGCCAGGAGGCGCGGGTGTCGCAGTCCGCCGGCTGGCGGGCCGAGGCCCGTACCGCGATCGCGCTGGAACTGGCGGCGGCGAAGCTGCTGGCCGTGGGGGCCACCGCGGTCATGCCGCGGTTCGCCGCGAAGCTCGCGGCGGCGCTCGGGATGGAACCGGTCCAGGCGTGGCCGCAGACCGTCACGCTGGTCGCGCCGGGCACCCGGATCGAGCTGGCCGAGCAGGTGTTCTTCACCGACCCGGGTGCCGACCCGGACACCGGGCCGGACGCCGCAACGGCGGCCGCAACGGAGGCGACGACGGACGCCGGACCGGCGCGGCCGGCGGACGCCACCGACGGCTGGCTCACCGCCACCGTCGCCAGTCTGCTGGAGACCGACGGGCCGATCGGCGACCGGACCCTGGCCGACCTCGGCGCCACCTCGCTGCACGCGGTCACCCTGCAGTACCAGATCCTGGAGCGCACCGGCCTCGAACTCAGCGTCGACGAGCTGCTCGGCGGCACGACCGTGGCGGAACTCGCGCTGGCGCTGGTCCGGCGCGGCGCCGAAACCGAGGCGGTTCCGGCGTGA